In one Nocardioides sp. NBC_00368 genomic region, the following are encoded:
- a CDS encoding SDR family NAD(P)-dependent oxidoreductase, protein MSNPTALITGATAGIGLAFAQQLAARGHHLVLVARDEERLNGVAKDLAEAHGVDVEVLRADLTDSADLATVEARLADLDHPVDLLVNNAGHGLKHRFLDNSADEETAMAEVLVIAPLRLSHAALGAQVVRGHGGIINVGSVASYLPRGTYSAAKAWINSFTEWAHNEYAGKGIKVMALLPGFTKTEFHERLGSGYDSAPAWMWLDVDDLVREALDDYEDDKTFSIPSKRYKALATLARAVPSGVLQKFQSLGRK, encoded by the coding sequence ATGTCGAACCCCACCGCCCTGATCACCGGCGCGACCGCCGGCATCGGACTCGCCTTCGCCCAGCAGCTCGCCGCGCGGGGCCACCACCTCGTGCTCGTCGCCCGTGACGAGGAGCGTCTCAACGGCGTGGCCAAGGACCTCGCCGAAGCCCACGGCGTCGACGTCGAGGTGCTCCGCGCCGACCTGACCGACAGCGCCGACCTGGCCACGGTCGAGGCCCGGCTGGCCGACCTCGACCATCCCGTCGACCTCCTGGTCAACAACGCCGGTCACGGCCTCAAGCACCGGTTCCTCGACAACAGCGCCGACGAGGAGACCGCGATGGCCGAGGTGCTCGTCATCGCCCCGCTGCGCCTGTCCCACGCCGCGCTCGGTGCCCAGGTGGTCCGCGGCCACGGCGGCATCATCAACGTCGGCTCCGTCGCCTCCTACCTCCCCCGCGGCACCTACTCCGCCGCCAAGGCGTGGATCAACTCGTTCACCGAGTGGGCCCACAACGAGTACGCCGGCAAGGGCATCAAGGTGATGGCCCTGCTGCCCGGGTTCACCAAGACCGAGTTCCACGAGCGTCTCGGCTCCGGCTACGACTCCGCCCCGGCATGGATGTGGCTCGACGTGGACGACCTGGTCCGCGAGGCCCTCGACGACTACGAGGACGACAAGACCTTCTCGATCCCGAGCAAGCGCTACAAGGCGCTGGCCACCCTCGCACGGGCGGTTCCCTCGGGCGTACTCCAGAAGTTCCAGTCGCTCGGCCGGAAGTAG
- a CDS encoding L,D-transpeptidase, whose protein sequence is MSRPLRRIKMLFAASLLTSAGLYGGIEIVAEPEAEADGRTSVADDGMKMGVDDEAYTPVWPQEAERENGINRDVDARMAAQEKVLPADSGRGRRAVFSISRQRVWIVSAAGKVRRTYPVSGSVYDNLEPGAYKVFSRSKHARGIDDSGTMQWFVRFAKGPRAAIGFHNIPVDKGKRVQTRAQLGTPLSHGCIRQAEPDAKAMWRFARLGTKVIVTP, encoded by the coding sequence ATGTCCCGGCCCCTCCGGCGCATCAAGATGCTCTTCGCGGCGTCCCTGCTGACCTCGGCCGGCCTGTACGGCGGTATCGAGATCGTCGCCGAGCCCGAGGCTGAGGCCGACGGGCGGACCAGTGTGGCCGACGACGGCATGAAGATGGGCGTGGACGACGAGGCCTACACTCCGGTCTGGCCACAGGAGGCGGAGCGTGAGAACGGGATCAACCGCGACGTCGACGCGCGGATGGCAGCCCAGGAGAAGGTGCTTCCGGCCGACTCCGGCCGGGGCCGCCGGGCGGTCTTCTCGATCAGCCGCCAGCGGGTCTGGATCGTGTCCGCGGCGGGCAAGGTGCGGCGTACCTATCCGGTATCGGGCAGTGTCTACGACAACCTCGAGCCCGGCGCCTACAAGGTCTTCTCCCGCTCCAAGCACGCGAGGGGGATCGACGACTCGGGCACGATGCAGTGGTTCGTACGCTTCGCCAAAGGCCCCAGGGCCGCGATCGGCTTCCACAACATCCCGGTGGACAAGGGCAAGCGCGTGCAGACCCGCGCCCAGCTCGGCACACCCCTGTCGCACGGGTGCATCCGCCAGGCCGAGCCGGACGCGAAGGCGATGTGGCGCTTCGCGCGGCTCGGCACCAAGGTGATCGTGACGCCGTAG
- a CDS encoding DEAD/DEAH box helicase, whose product MCAAWHSLGKLETPVSRSPHSMRQASSDEIMTTFKDLGVHPEICAPLERKGITTPFAIQEMTLSVALQGTDLIGQARTGSGKTLAFGIPVVQRSVSPKDRDYIDLPQGKPQALIVAPTRELAMQVSAEISMISEDRGLRVLTVYGGAGYEPQIEALEKGVDIVVGTPGRLIDLANRKVLDLSHVHALVLDEADEMLDLGFLPDVEKLVTLTPETRQTLLFSATMPGAIVALARSYMRHPMNIRAESASERETVPATAQFVYQAHDLDKPEMIGRLLQCEDHDKVVVFARTKRQAQRVADDLAERGFPASPLHGDMQQAARERVMQKFRDGKVEVLVATDVAARGIDVTGVSHVVNYTTPDDEKTYVHRIGRTGRAGASGVAVTFVDWADLHKWKMINKALDLPFDEPQETYSSSEHFLHDMGIPKGTKGRIKKAAPEKPKDKDAGADGEKRERAPRNRNRQRTRSRGGQVVEKTAAPAAEATGSAKPAEGEAGAEGSAPRRRRRRRSSGSGGSSAPKADA is encoded by the coding sequence ATGTGCGCGGCGTGGCACTCGCTTGGCAAGCTCGAGACACCCGTGAGTCGCTCGCCGCATTCGATGAGACAAGCGAGTAGCGACGAAATCATGACAACGTTCAAGGACCTCGGGGTTCATCCCGAGATCTGCGCTCCGCTCGAGCGCAAAGGCATCACCACCCCGTTCGCCATCCAGGAGATGACGCTCTCGGTCGCCCTTCAGGGCACCGACCTGATCGGGCAGGCCCGCACGGGCTCCGGCAAGACGCTGGCCTTCGGCATCCCGGTCGTCCAGCGCAGCGTGTCCCCCAAGGACCGCGACTACATCGACCTTCCGCAGGGCAAGCCGCAGGCGCTGATCGTGGCGCCGACCCGCGAGCTCGCCATGCAGGTCTCGGCCGAGATCTCGATGATCTCCGAGGACCGCGGCCTCCGCGTGCTGACCGTCTACGGCGGCGCCGGCTACGAGCCCCAGATCGAGGCCCTGGAGAAGGGCGTCGACATCGTCGTCGGCACCCCGGGGCGTCTGATCGACCTGGCCAACCGGAAGGTCCTCGACCTCTCCCACGTGCACGCCCTCGTCCTCGACGAGGCCGACGAGATGCTCGACCTCGGGTTCCTGCCCGACGTGGAGAAGCTGGTCACGCTCACCCCGGAGACCCGCCAGACGCTGCTCTTCTCGGCCACCATGCCGGGTGCGATCGTGGCGCTGGCGCGCTCCTATATGCGCCACCCGATGAACATCCGGGCCGAGTCCGCCAGCGAGCGGGAGACGGTGCCTGCCACCGCGCAGTTCGTCTACCAGGCCCACGACCTCGACAAGCCCGAGATGATCGGCCGTCTGCTGCAGTGCGAGGACCACGACAAGGTCGTCGTCTTCGCCCGCACCAAGCGGCAGGCCCAGCGCGTCGCCGACGACCTCGCCGAGCGCGGCTTCCCGGCCTCTCCCCTGCACGGTGACATGCAGCAGGCCGCCCGCGAGCGGGTGATGCAGAAGTTCCGTGACGGCAAGGTCGAGGTCCTGGTGGCCACCGACGTCGCCGCGCGCGGCATCGACGTCACCGGCGTCTCCCACGTGGTCAACTACACGACCCCCGACGACGAGAAGACCTACGTCCACCGCATCGGCCGCACCGGCCGCGCCGGGGCCTCCGGTGTCGCGGTCACGTTCGTCGACTGGGCCGACCTCCACAAGTGGAAGATGATCAACAAGGCGCTCGACCTTCCCTTCGACGAGCCCCAGGAGACCTACTCCTCCTCGGAGCACTTCCTCCACGACATGGGCATCCCGAAGGGCACCAAGGGCCGGATCAAGAAGGCCGCGCCCGAGAAGCCGAAGGACAAGGACGCCGGCGCGGACGGCGAGAAGCGCGAGCGCGCTCCCCGCAACCGCAACCGCCAGCGCACCCGCTCCCGCGGTGGCCAGGTCGTCGAGAAGACCGCCGCTCCGGCCGCCGAGGCCACCGGCTCCGCGAAGCCCGCCGAGGGCGAGGCCGGCGCCGAGGGCTCCGCTCCCCGTCGCCGTCGTCGCCGCCGCTCTTCGGGCTCGGGCGGCAGCTCCGCGCCGAAGGCCGACGCCTGA
- a CDS encoding ferritin-like fold-containing protein yields MVASSEFTGPQNPFGDPVYKAAVIDLLGAVAYGEVSAVERLTDDAKMAPSLEDKTALLAMAAAQHAKIQPVLDRLEELGVDPYVAMEPLREGFDEFHRHTKPADWWESLVKAYVGDGLANDFYREVAGYLDEETHKLVVTTLEDAGRADFVVDRVRAGIEADHLIGGRLALWGRRLMGEAIIQAQQVAATREGLSELITGGHLPGLDLGTIGEMLTRLTQRHVERMGKLGLEH; encoded by the coding sequence GTGGTTGCATCGTCAGAGTTCACGGGTCCTCAGAATCCCTTCGGTGATCCTGTTTACAAGGCTGCTGTCATCGACCTGTTGGGTGCGGTCGCATACGGCGAGGTGTCGGCGGTCGAGCGGCTGACCGACGACGCGAAGATGGCTCCGTCTCTGGAGGACAAGACGGCCCTGCTCGCGATGGCTGCCGCCCAGCACGCCAAGATCCAGCCGGTCCTGGACCGGCTCGAGGAGCTCGGGGTCGACCCGTACGTCGCCATGGAGCCGCTGCGCGAGGGATTCGACGAGTTCCACCGCCACACCAAGCCCGCCGACTGGTGGGAGTCGCTGGTCAAGGCCTACGTCGGTGACGGGCTCGCCAACGACTTCTACCGTGAGGTCGCCGGCTATCTGGACGAGGAGACCCACAAGCTGGTGGTCACCACCCTCGAGGACGCCGGCCGGGCCGACTTCGTGGTGGACCGGGTGAGGGCCGGCATCGAGGCCGACCACCTCATCGGTGGCCGGCTGGCGCTGTGGGGCCGTCGCCTGATGGGCGAGGCGATCATCCAGGCGCAGCAGGTCGCGGCCACCCGTGAGGGGCTCAGCGAGCTGATCACCGGCGGTCACCTTCCGGGCCTCGACCTCGGCACCATCGGTGAGATGCTCACCCGCCTGACCCAGCGCCACGTCGAGCGCATGGGCAAGCTCGGGCTCGAGCACTGA
- a CDS encoding C39 family peptidase, with product MSPEILWTGWSEAQIAPEAGVWVSPEVSPGFSFDELVASWNVVTPPGSWVEVAARVVAESGERSGWLVLARWSSDTAFTSTSVAGQEDPVAVAADDTVLGREGRRFTAFSLRLSLHGPAGSLPRASLLGAMVSADARGSRPAPGAVARGALVGGVPAYSQQLHRDRYPRWDGGGQSWCSAASTAMIADFWGAGPTPAETAWVDYETPDPQVPFTVREVYDESFGGAGNWAFNTAYAGARGLVAYVTRLRSFAEAARFVEAGIPLVLAVSHQEGELTGAGYVTNGHLLVLTGFGDDGDPVVHDPASHRIASDEAVRTTYDLGELDRAWARSGRIVYVIRPAGVAAPEPPAQPNW from the coding sequence TTGAGCCCTGAGATCCTCTGGACCGGCTGGTCGGAGGCGCAGATCGCGCCCGAAGCCGGTGTCTGGGTGTCTCCCGAGGTCAGCCCCGGGTTCTCGTTCGACGAGCTGGTCGCCTCCTGGAACGTGGTGACGCCACCCGGGAGCTGGGTGGAGGTCGCCGCTCGGGTGGTCGCCGAGTCGGGGGAGCGCAGCGGCTGGCTGGTGCTGGCCCGCTGGTCCTCGGACACCGCGTTCACGTCCACCTCGGTCGCGGGTCAGGAGGACCCGGTCGCGGTCGCGGCCGACGACACCGTCCTGGGCCGGGAGGGGCGCCGCTTCACCGCGTTCTCGTTGCGGCTGAGCCTGCACGGTCCCGCCGGGAGCCTGCCGCGGGCCAGCCTGCTCGGGGCGATGGTCTCGGCGGATGCCAGGGGCTCGCGGCCGGCGCCGGGTGCGGTGGCTCGCGGGGCGCTCGTGGGTGGCGTACCGGCCTACTCGCAGCAGCTCCACCGCGACCGCTACCCGCGCTGGGACGGTGGCGGCCAGTCCTGGTGCAGCGCTGCGTCGACGGCGATGATCGCCGACTTCTGGGGCGCCGGTCCCACGCCCGCCGAGACCGCCTGGGTCGACTACGAGACCCCCGACCCGCAGGTGCCGTTCACCGTGCGGGAGGTCTACGACGAGTCCTTCGGCGGCGCCGGCAACTGGGCCTTCAACACCGCCTATGCGGGCGCGCGCGGCCTGGTCGCGTACGTCACCAGGCTCCGTTCCTTCGCCGAGGCCGCCCGGTTCGTCGAGGCCGGGATCCCGCTGGTGCTGGCCGTCTCGCACCAGGAGGGCGAGCTGACCGGCGCCGGGTACGTCACCAACGGCCATCTGCTCGTGCTGACCGGTTTCGGGGACGACGGCGATCCCGTCGTCCACGACCCTGCCTCCCACAGGATCGCCAGCGATGAAGCGGTGCGGACGACGTACGACCTCGGTGAGCTCGACCGCGCCTGGGCCCGCTCCGGGCGGATCGTCTACGTCATCCGGCCCGCCGGCGTCGCCGCGCCAGAACCGCCGGCTCAGCCCAACTGGTGA
- a CDS encoding DUF3107 domain-containing protein: protein MEVKIGVQQAARELVVETEESSESVEKLIADALGGGAVLALTDSKGRKVIVPTEKLAYVEIGPAKVGKVGFAG, encoded by the coding sequence GTGGAGGTCAAGATCGGCGTCCAGCAGGCCGCCCGTGAGCTCGTCGTAGAGACCGAGGAGTCCAGCGAGTCGGTGGAGAAGCTCATCGCCGACGCCCTCGGCGGCGGCGCTGTGCTCGCTTTGACCGACAGCAAGGGCCGCAAGGTCATCGTCCCGACCGAGAAGCTCGCCTACGTCGAGATCGGCCCGGCCAAGGTCGGCAAGGTCGGTTTCGCCGGCTGA
- a CDS encoding TetR/AcrR family transcriptional regulator, whose protein sequence is MTTHQSELDPTRPRGARLPRTERRAQLLDSALEVFVAYGFHAAAMDDIAERAGVSKPVLYQHFPGKLDLYLALLEKSANEIIDRCREALASTDENKERVARTVEVFYDYVASESGAFRLVFESDLTNDPAVREQVDRVTNECAEVIAEVIAEDTGFAPTASHLLAVGLVGQIQVSARYWLHNNGELSQADAARLVAGLAWRGIGGYPKTD, encoded by the coding sequence GTGACCACGCACCAATCCGAGCTCGACCCCACTCGACCGCGAGGGGCGCGACTGCCCCGGACGGAACGACGAGCCCAGCTTCTCGATTCCGCTCTCGAGGTCTTCGTCGCCTACGGCTTCCACGCTGCTGCGATGGACGACATCGCGGAGAGAGCCGGAGTCTCGAAGCCCGTTCTCTACCAGCACTTCCCCGGCAAGCTCGACCTCTACCTGGCGCTGCTGGAGAAGTCCGCGAACGAGATCATCGATCGCTGCCGGGAGGCCCTGGCGTCGACCGACGAGAACAAGGAGCGCGTGGCCCGCACCGTCGAGGTCTTCTACGACTACGTGGCCTCCGAGTCCGGTGCCTTCCGGCTCGTCTTCGAGTCCGACCTGACCAACGACCCCGCCGTACGCGAGCAGGTCGACCGGGTCACCAACGAGTGCGCCGAGGTGATCGCGGAGGTCATCGCGGAGGACACCGGCTTCGCCCCGACCGCCTCGCACCTGCTCGCGGTGGGCCTCGTCGGCCAGATCCAGGTCAGCGCCCGCTACTGGCTCCACAACAACGGCGAGCTCTCCCAGGCCGACGCTGCGCGCCTCGTCGCCGGCCTCGCCTGGCGCGGCATCGGCGGGTACCCGAAGACGGATTAG
- the moeZ gene encoding adenylyltransferase/sulfurtransferase MoeZ, whose product MSLAPLVEPADELTIDEVRRYSRHLIIPDVGMDGQKRLKNAKVLVIGAGGLGSPALLYLAAAGVGTLGIVEFDEVDESNLQRQIIHKQSTVGQPKADSAAAAIREVNPYVDIVLHDVRLDNDNVREIFTGYDLIVDGTDNFATRYMVNDAAYFLGIPYVWGSIYRFDGQASVFAPTLTDDAPCYRCLYPEPPPPGMVPSCAEGGVLGVLCASIGSIQVNEAIKMLTGIGEPLVGKLMIYDALEMEYRKLKVRKDPNCALCGENPTVTDLIDYDAFCGALSTEAADAAAGSTISVTQLSEMIKEREEGSRDFVLVDVREPNEYEINKIPGAVLIPKGEFLNGNAIPQVAELTGDGAKPLVFHCKSGVRSAEVLAIAKGAGYADAVHVGGGVVAWVNQIDPSQPSY is encoded by the coding sequence GTGTCCCTAGCCCCGCTCGTGGAGCCCGCTGACGAGCTGACGATCGACGAGGTGCGCCGTTACAGCCGCCACCTCATCATCCCCGACGTCGGCATGGACGGGCAGAAGCGCCTGAAGAACGCCAAGGTGCTGGTCATCGGCGCCGGCGGTCTCGGCTCGCCCGCCCTGCTCTACCTGGCCGCGGCCGGCGTCGGCACCCTCGGCATCGTCGAGTTCGACGAGGTCGACGAGTCCAACCTGCAGCGCCAGATCATCCACAAGCAGTCGACCGTGGGTCAGCCGAAGGCCGACTCGGCCGCGGCGGCGATCCGCGAGGTCAACCCGTACGTCGACATCGTGCTGCACGACGTGCGGCTCGACAACGACAACGTCCGCGAGATCTTCACCGGCTACGACCTGATCGTCGACGGCACCGACAACTTCGCGACCCGCTACATGGTCAACGACGCGGCCTACTTCCTGGGCATTCCCTACGTCTGGGGCTCGATCTACCGCTTCGACGGCCAGGCTTCGGTGTTCGCGCCGACGCTGACCGACGACGCGCCCTGCTACCGCTGCCTCTACCCGGAGCCCCCGCCCCCGGGCATGGTCCCCTCCTGCGCCGAGGGTGGCGTGCTGGGTGTGCTCTGCGCCTCGATCGGTTCGATCCAGGTCAACGAGGCCATCAAGATGCTGACCGGCATCGGTGAGCCGCTCGTCGGCAAGCTGATGATCTACGACGCACTCGAGATGGAGTACCGCAAGCTGAAGGTCCGCAAGGACCCCAACTGCGCGCTGTGCGGTGAGAACCCGACGGTCACCGACCTGATCGACTACGACGCCTTCTGCGGTGCGCTCTCGACCGAGGCGGCCGACGCCGCGGCCGGCTCGACCATCTCGGTCACCCAGCTCTCCGAGATGATCAAGGAGCGTGAGGAGGGCAGCCGCGACTTCGTGCTCGTCGACGTGCGTGAGCCGAACGAGTACGAGATCAACAAGATCCCGGGCGCGGTCCTGATCCCCAAGGGCGAGTTCCTCAACGGCAACGCGATCCCGCAGGTCGCCGAGCTCACCGGTGACGGTGCCAAGCCGCTCGTGTTCCACTGCAAGAGCGGCGTACGCAGCGCCGAGGTGCTCGCGATCGCCAAGGGTGCCGGCTACGCGGACGCCGTCCACGTCGGCGGTGGCGTGGTGGCGTGGGTCAACCAGATCGACCCGTCGCAGCCGTCCTACTGA
- a CDS encoding class F sortase — protein sequence MSNGQPSLRTFIGEIFVVVLVVAVGVLGYAAYDYYTKIDEAQKSNATPPATTSSIPAEALAEVPKKKGKVRGVSIPSLNVHADVVPLAMDGGTLTPPADASLMGWWKGGAKPGADEGSVLIVGHTLHNGGGILDRLGEVNEGDEIVVRTKNDEFSYTVRSVRDLSKEQVAKRSSKLFDPDGEARLVVVTCDDWDGTSFQGNTVVVAVPEG from the coding sequence GTGAGCAACGGTCAACCCAGCCTGAGGACCTTCATCGGCGAGATCTTCGTCGTCGTCCTCGTGGTCGCGGTCGGCGTGCTCGGCTACGCCGCGTACGACTACTACACCAAGATCGACGAGGCGCAGAAGAGCAACGCGACGCCACCGGCGACGACGTCCTCGATCCCGGCCGAGGCGCTCGCCGAGGTGCCGAAGAAGAAGGGCAAGGTACGCGGCGTCTCGATCCCTTCGCTCAACGTGCATGCCGACGTGGTGCCGCTGGCGATGGACGGCGGCACGCTCACGCCGCCCGCCGACGCCTCGCTCATGGGCTGGTGGAAGGGCGGCGCCAAGCCGGGGGCGGACGAGGGCTCCGTGCTGATCGTCGGCCACACCCTGCACAACGGTGGCGGCATCCTCGACCGGCTGGGCGAGGTGAACGAGGGCGACGAGATCGTCGTGCGGACCAAGAACGACGAGTTCAGCTACACCGTCCGGTCGGTGCGCGACCTCTCCAAGGAGCAGGTCGCCAAGCGCAGCTCGAAGCTCTTCGACCCCGATGGCGAGGCGAGATTGGTCGTGGTGACCTGCGACGACTGGGACGGCACCTCGTTCCAGGGCAACACCGTGGTGGTCGCGGTTCCGGAAGGGTGA
- a CDS encoding MGMT family protein, with amino-acid sequence MTDREAYVEAVLRLVEQIPRGKVTTYGAIADALFDEFGGGPRQVGSVMAREGAGMPWWRVVRADGSLPASHGEEARQAYLEESTPRRTSGAVDLREALWLPPQSPG; translated from the coding sequence ATGACGGACCGGGAGGCTTACGTGGAGGCCGTTCTGCGTCTTGTCGAGCAGATCCCGCGCGGGAAGGTGACCACGTACGGCGCGATCGCGGACGCGCTCTTCGACGAGTTCGGGGGCGGTCCGCGACAGGTCGGCTCGGTGATGGCGCGCGAAGGCGCGGGAATGCCGTGGTGGCGGGTGGTGCGGGCCGATGGCTCGCTCCCCGCCTCCCACGGTGAGGAGGCTCGGCAGGCCTATCTCGAGGAGAGCACCCCGCGACGTACGTCGGGCGCGGTGGACCTGCGCGAGGCGCTGTGGCTTCCGCCTCAGAGTCCGGGCTGA
- a CDS encoding lysophospholipid acyltransferase family protein → MYRVLHAVVPPLLRAVWRPTVTGGENVPRTGGVILASNHLSFADSIVIPSVSPRPVHFLAKSDYFTGTGIKGAAQRAWFEGMGMLPVDRDDPQAALGSLEVALEVLGKGEAFGIYPEGTRSRDGRLYRGRTGVAHLALTAGVPVVPVGLRGTAQLQPVGSSLPRLAKVTVEFGQPIQVAGRFDGVPLGKARRVITDEVMEAIAALSGQEVAGAYNERPADV, encoded by the coding sequence ATGTATCGCGTCCTCCACGCCGTCGTGCCACCCCTCCTTCGCGCGGTCTGGCGCCCCACGGTGACCGGGGGTGAGAACGTCCCCCGAACCGGCGGGGTGATCCTGGCCAGCAACCACCTCAGCTTCGCCGACTCCATCGTGATCCCGTCGGTCTCTCCCCGGCCGGTGCACTTCCTGGCCAAGTCCGACTACTTCACCGGCACCGGGATCAAGGGCGCCGCCCAGCGGGCCTGGTTCGAGGGCATGGGGATGCTGCCGGTGGACCGTGACGACCCGCAGGCCGCGCTCGGCTCGCTGGAGGTGGCGCTGGAGGTCCTCGGCAAGGGCGAGGCGTTCGGGATCTACCCGGAGGGCACCCGCTCGCGCGACGGGCGGCTGTATCGGGGGCGTACGGGGGTGGCGCACCTGGCGCTGACCGCCGGCGTTCCCGTGGTGCCGGTCGGACTGCGCGGGACCGCGCAGCTCCAGCCGGTGGGTTCGAGCCTGCCTCGGCTGGCGAAGGTCACGGTCGAGTTCGGACAGCCGATCCAGGTGGCCGGCCGCTTCGACGGCGTACCCCTGGGCAAGGCCCGCCGGGTCATCACCGACGAGGTGATGGAGGCGATCGCCGCGCTGAGCGGCCAGGAGGTGGCCGGGGCCTACAACGAGCGGCCGGCCGACGTCTGA
- a CDS encoding cupin domain-containing protein, producing the protein MNRVTADPITSELELTPHPEGGAFRQTWAAAETVTLSDGRVRPTATLIYFRLLAGESSAWHRVTSDEIWLAHTGVVALQYGGAGAAPVDGETVLVGVDVAAGQVPQAVVPAGVWQRTVPSDEDALVSCVVSPGFDFDDFELVAE; encoded by the coding sequence ATGAACCGGGTGACCGCTGATCCCATCACCTCCGAGCTCGAGCTGACGCCGCACCCCGAGGGCGGGGCGTTCCGGCAGACCTGGGCCGCTGCCGAGACCGTGACCCTGTCCGACGGACGCGTGCGCCCGACCGCGACCCTGATCTACTTCCGCCTCCTCGCCGGGGAGTCGTCCGCGTGGCACCGCGTCACCTCCGACGAGATCTGGCTGGCACACACCGGCGTGGTGGCCCTGCAGTACGGCGGCGCCGGCGCGGCGCCCGTCGACGGCGAGACCGTGCTCGTCGGGGTGGACGTCGCCGCCGGCCAGGTGCCGCAGGCGGTCGTGCCGGCGGGGGTGTGGCAGCGTACGGTGCCCTCGGACGAGGATGCGCTCGTCTCCTGCGTGGTCTCGCCCGGGTTCGACTTCGACGACTTCGAGCTCGTCGCGGAGTAG
- a CDS encoding DUF1905 domain-containing protein, which translates to MEYAFEGAVIEWRGPAPFYYVPMPVEDAADVKEDARGLEYWGQVAVTATIGATTFTTALFPKDGTYLLPLKVVVRKAEGIDLDDVVAVRMRLGHDVGEAGI; encoded by the coding sequence ATGGAGTACGCCTTCGAAGGAGCCGTGATCGAGTGGCGCGGGCCCGCGCCGTTCTACTACGTCCCCATGCCCGTCGAGGACGCGGCGGACGTCAAGGAGGACGCCCGCGGTCTCGAGTACTGGGGCCAGGTCGCCGTCACGGCCACCATCGGCGCGACCACCTTCACCACCGCGCTCTTCCCCAAGGACGGCACCTATCTGCTGCCCCTGAAGGTCGTCGTGCGGAAGGCGGAAGGGATCGACCTCGATGATGTCGTCGCCGTGCGGATGCGCCTGGGGCACGACGTCGGAGAAGCAGGGATCTGA